In a genomic window of Punica granatum isolate Tunisia-2019 chromosome 6, ASM765513v2, whole genome shotgun sequence:
- the LOC116210192 gene encoding transcription initiation factor TFIID subunit 12b — protein MADNPTPSSNSMQSPASIDPTASSTPAPIPQNPNSANPQIPSQSPSSSIDPHSQISSPSPSLPPLPQQHQQQPPQQQQQQNVAAMPGFQMPANLQRSPSMSRMNQIQYGLIRQQQQGGLYGFGGPQQQNNQQQQQQSSPQQQQQQQQQQPQQNQQPMVAGNLARSALMGQGGHLPMLSGTAAAAAAAQLNLQSQMLNSPRQKSGLVPGSQFHVGNSAGQPLPGMQAMGLMGSYNLTSSLRLNGALPYTQQRINQGQMRQQLSPQTALTAPQVQNLQRTSPLAFINSQSILAQNGQPGIMQNNLSPQQQQWLKHNMPGMSGPGSPSYRLQQQRQQQQQQQHQQQQAMLQQQLASSSQFNQNPMALNAQQLSQLVQQQQQQQQQQQQQQQQQQQQPQLLQQQQQQPSPRMQVQGGQKSLSLTGSQPDATASGTTTPGGSSSQGTEATNQLLGKRKIQDLVTQVDPQGVLDPEVEDLLLEIADDFINSVTAFACNLAKHRKSSTLEPKDLLLHLEKNWQLTIPGFSSEGQKYQKKPLLSDPHKKRLDMIRALKDSSYPETNTDNSKEVMRPGSDTPVGPNPNHMMRPSPTPDHTAPRPMGSQMQQLTRF, from the exons ATGGCCGATAATCCGACGCCGTCGAGTAATTCAATGCAGTCGCCGGCCTCGATCGACCCCACGGCATCATCGACGCCCGCCCCGATCCCCCAAAACCCTAACTCTGCAAACCCTCAGATCCCTTCCCAATCCCCATCCTCCTCCATCGACCCCCACTCCCAGatctcctctccctctccctctctccctcccctTCCCCAACAGCACCAGCAGCAGCCGccccagcagcagcagcagcagaatgTCGCCGCCATGCCGGGCTTCCAAATGCCGGCGAACCTCCAGCGGTCGCCCTCGATGTCCCGGATGAACCAGATCCAGTACGGTCTCATAAGGCAGCAGCAACAAGGGGGGCTGTACGGATTCGGCGGGCCCCAGCAACAGAACaatcagcagcagcagcaacaatCATCGcctcagcagcagcagcaacagcaacaACAGCAGCCGCAGCAGAATCAGCAGCCGATGGTTGCGGGTAATTTGGCTCGGTCGGCTTTGATGGGGCAGGGCGGACACCTGCCCATGTTGTCAGGCACTGCAGCTGCTGCCGCTGCGGCTCAATTGAATTTGCAGTCTCAGATGTTAAATTCG CCAAGGCAGAAATCTGGGTTAGTTCCTGGGAGCCAATTCCATGTGGGCAATTCTGCAGGGCAGCCTTTGCCTGGGATGCAAGCAATGGGACTTATGGGTTCCTACAACCTAACCTCGTCCCTCAGATTGAACGGGGCTCTCCCTTACACACAACAGAGGATTAACCAAGGGCAGATGAGGCAGCAGTTGTCACCGCAGACTGCACTAACTGCTCCGCAG GTTCAAAACCTGCAAAGAACATCACCATTGGCATTTATTAACTCTCAGTCCATACTGGCTCAAAATGGACAACCAGGAATTATGCAGAACAACTTATCACCGCAGCAGCAGCAGTGGTTGAAGCATAATATGCCTGGAATGTCAGGCCCCGGATCACCTTCATATCGCCTCCAACAACAGAGGCAGCAACAGCAACAGCAGCAACATCAACAGCAACAGGCTATGCTTCAGCAGCAGTTGGCTTCTTCTTCGCAGTTCAACCAGAACCCAATGGCCCTGAATGCACAACAGTTGTCTCAGCTcgtgcagcagcagcagcagcagcagcagcagcagcagcagcagcagcaacagcaacaGCAACAGCCACAGCTGcttcagcagcagcagcagcagccttCTCCAAGAATGCAGGTGCAAGGAGGCCAAAAATCTCTGAGTTTGACGGGATCACAGCCTGATGCTACTGCTTCTGGTACGACCACGCCAGGGGGGAGTTCTAGCCAAGGAACGGAGGCTACTAATCAACTCCTCGGGAAAAGAAAGATACAGGACTTGGTCACACAG GTGGATCCTCAGGGAGTGTTGGATCCTGAAGTCGAAGATCTCCTTTTGGAAATTGCTGATGATTTCATCAATTCG GTAACAGCTTTTGCTTGTAATTTGGCAAAACATCGGAAATCTTCAACTTTGGAGCCCAAGGATTTATTGTTGCATTTGG AGAAGAATTGGCAGCTGACAATCCCCGGATTTTCTAGCGAAGGGCAGAAGTACCAAAAGAAACCT CTATTAAGCGATCCACACAAGAAGCGACTTGATATG ATACGGGCATTGAAGGATTCTTCCTATCCCGAGACAAACACAGATAATTCAAAGGAGGTGATGAGACCAGGAAGCGACACTCCTGTTGGTCCCAATCCCAACCACATGATGAGACCTTCACCGACTCCGGACCATACAGCTCCCCGGCCAATGGGTTCTCAGATGCAGCAGTTGACACGGTTCTGA
- the LOC116210229 gene encoding myb-related protein 308-like — protein sequence MGRRRSHCCPKESTNVNRGVWSSKEDEILTNYVNLHGEGKWRTVALNAGLNRCAKSCRLRWLNYLKPGIKRGNISEDEEELIIRLHCLLGNRWALIAGRLPGRTDNEIKNYWNTILVKKSHKHPRTALRPKSVPPNSLEEHFSPNNEDDAMNFDNNHSILNARHEALIGLADQADDGEKQKYGPGSGPGPGPFTFSPTVAPEGTGNDDLGFMMDESYGSESLSGNLNEVVPEDILNLSPSSTSPGSGSLFSGDDQAMMINKFENEINNCSNTTIREPTLDVELKKLASFLDLEDEWRELLKI from the exons ATGGGAAGAAGGAGAAGCCATTGCTGCCCAAAGGAGAGTACGAATGTGAACAGAGGGGTTTGGTCCTCTAAGGAAGATGAGATCCTCACCAACTATGTCAACCTCCATGGTGAAGGCAAATGGAGAACTGTTGCCCTAAATGCTG GGTTGAACAGATGTGCAAAGAGCTGCAGGCTTCGATGGCTGAACTACCTAAAACCCGGCATCAAGAGGGGTAACATCTCTGAGGACGAGGAGGAACTCATCATAAGGCTACATTGCCTTCTCGGGAACAg GTGGGCACTGATAGCTGGGAGGCTTCCCGGGAGAACGGACAATGAAATAAAGAACTACTGGAACACGATCCTCGTCAAGAAGTCGCACAAACATCCACGGACCGCACTTCGCCCGAAATCAGTACCACCAAACTCTTTGGAGGAACATTTTTCTCCCAACAATGAGGATGATGCCATGAACTTTGATAATAATCATAGTATCCTGAATGCCCGTCATGAGGCTTTAATTGGCCTTGCTGATCAAGCTGATGATGGTGAGAAGCAGAAGTATGGGCCAGGGTCGGGGCCAGGGCCAGGGCCATTCACATTCTCTCCTACCGTCGCCCCAGAAGGCACTGGCAATGATGACCTAGGCTTCATGATGGATGAATCTTATGGCTCGGAATCACTGTCCGGGAATCTTAATGAAGTCGTGCCAGAGGACATCCTCAACTTGTCTCCTTCCTCTACTTCGCCCGGCAGTGGGTCTCTTTTCTCTGGAGATGATCAAGCGATGATGATCAACAAGTTTGAAAACGAGATCAATAATTGCAGCAATACTACTATAAGGGAGCCAACGCTTGATGTGGAGCTGAAGAAGTTGGCCTCTTTTCTTGATTTAGAAGATGAGTGGAGGGAACTACTAAAGATATGA